The sequence CATAATAAATAACGCCCTCGATCGTATGATCGAGGGCGTTATTTTTTGCGCCGAGCTTCTCGCCAGCTTGACTTTCGGCGTGTGTTAACACGCTCGAACTCGGGCGTGGGCGCATGAGTGATTGGTGTCATCTAAATAATTGGTACTGATGAGAATCGAGCGGATTCGATTTGAGAATCGCGATTCGTGTTTCCGGGCTTTCGCCAGAGAATGCTTAAGTGTTGCGGAAATGCCTCAAGATTGGGTTTAGTTGTGAATTATTGTGAATCGGGGGCAGCCGAAACTAGACGCCGTTCGGTTCGTCGTGATAAATCGGTGTCTGATGATCGGCGGCCACGCTGGTCTCGTCGTGCGACTCAGAATCAACAGAAGATGTCCAGGAAGGGCGCGGCGAGGCTTTGCCGGGCCCATGTGCAGGACGCACGATTGGGGCGGCGGCGCCCAGGATGACGGGGGCGAAGGAATCGGACCACGTCGGGCAGTGTCAGGACCAATCCAGGCGGTGGTTGGAGGCGTGGAAGCGTCTTCGCCACATGAGCATGCGAGGGTCGGATGCGTCACGCGGAGCCGATGGAGCCCGAGTTGGAACGACTCATCTCCCAGTGCCTGAAGGGGGACGAGTCGGCCTGGGATCTCATGTTCGAGCGTTACCAGCCGCATCTCCTCTCGTACATCCTGTATCTGCTACGGGGCGAGGGGGGCGTTGAGCTGGCTGAAGAGATCGCGGCCGCCGTGTGGTGCTCGCTGTGCAGCGACTCGTTCGTCCGGCTTCGGCGGTTCGATCCGGCGATCGGGGGCTTTCTCCGCTACCTTGGACTGCTGGCCCGAGGCGAGATCTGGCGGCGGAAGCGGGCGGATCGCAGCCGAGCGTCGCGCGAGAGCCGCGTGGCGCGGAAGGAGTCGACGGTTCCCGACTGCGAGCGCGGCCTCGTCATCCAGGAGTTCCTGGACACCCTCACCCCTCGCGAACGTGAATTTTGCCTTGCCTACCTGCTGAACGAGTTTGAACCCTCCTCTCGCCGCAACTTCAGCGCGGCCAACGGCTGGCAGCTTCGCTGCCGCGTCTTCAAGAAGTTCCGGACCTACTACGGTCGGAACTCCTGAGCGCAGGATTGTCAGGAAACGTGATTGAGTGGGGCACTTTGTTATGTCCGGAGCGGGAAGCCTGGTGTGAGGCCTCCCGACCCGGACGAAGGGTCCCCGGCGAGAGACGCGAGTGAGCGCGTCCCCGCAGGGATCGCACGTGATCGCCCCTACTCCTCGGCGCCTCGATTCAGGCCGTCCCCCCAGGCGAGGGGGGATCGGGTGAACCGTCGCGCCGTCGTCACGACCGAGCCGCTGGATTCAGGAGCCACCGACCATGACTTGGCTTAGCCGTCTCCTCCCGCAGAGCAAGGGCCACCACCTCAACACGACCGACTTCAACCGCCGGATCAAGTCGCGCCGCCGGCGCATGACCCTTGAGAATTTGGAGGACCGCGTGGTCCTCAGCAACGTGCTGGTCACCTTCGATCAGCCCAGCGGCATCCTCACCATCACCCCCGACCAGTTCAACAACCAGTTCAAAATCACCGAACAGAGCACGGCGGCGGGCGGCAAAGTCGTCGTCGAAGCCCTCCCCGTCCTGCCCGGCGTCTTCCAAACCACCATCAACAGCACGGCCGTCCCCTTCACGTCGTGGGAAGCCGTGACGAAGATCGTGGTCAATTTCCAGGGCGGCAACGACACTGACGTCGTCCAGCTCGTCGGCCCTGGCGCCGCGGTGAATACAACTGTTCGCGACGTCCAGTACAACTTCATCCCGGTGACCGGGACGACAAGCCTGGGCTCGACGGTCCTGCCGGCGCAGGCCTCCTCGATCACCGGCGTCAACAACGCCGGCGGCCTCACGATCGGCTCGACGTCCGGCGGCCTTGGCACGGCGGCGACGCCCTTCTCGATCACCAACAGCTCCTTCCAGAGCATGTCGATCACCCAGGCGGGCTCGGGCGCCTCGAACGTGTCGATGAGCGGCGTTACGGTCGCCGGCAACGTCAGCGTGGCACTGGGGACCACCGCGACCAGCACCCTCGCGATCACCGGGGCCACCTTCGGCCCGACCACCTTGACCCAGACCGGCGCCGGCAACGGCGACAGCATCAGCGTCAAGAACTCGACGCTGCAGAATCTGGCGATCGGCCAGGGGAACGGGACCGGCGACATTGTCACGGTGGACACCGTCGCGCTGAGCGACACGGGCAACGGGCTCCGCGTGCAGCAGGGCACTGGAAGCAGCAACACGATCACCGTCACCAAGGTCACGACGCCCAGCCTGGCGCCGCCGACGACGATTCCGCCGCTCTCCTCGATCCCGAGCATCATCATCATGCAGGGCGTCGGCGGCAGCGGCATCGGGACGACGGCCACGGTCGACCAGTCGGTCGTCGAGGGCGACATCCGGATCAGCCAGGGCAATGGCTACAACGACGTGGCCAGGATCACCAACAGCAGCGGCGGCTTCGTCGTCGCGGCCAACCCGCCGGTCATCCCGGTGCCGGTCGCCGTTCTGGGCACCGCCTTCATCTCGCAGGGCAACGGCACTAACCTGACGGCCCTGGTCAGCGGCGGGTCGTTCAACAGCGTGAGTGTCACGCAGGGAACCGCCACCGTGGTTCCGCCAGCGCCGGCCACGCCTCTCCCCAACACGGCGACGGTCACCGGCTTGACGTTCATCTACGGCGGCATCTCGATCGCCCAGAATAACTCGAACGCCGCCAGCCCGACCGGCGCCACCACGGCGACGATCAGCGGCAACGCCACCAGCCCGACCGGCAGCCACTCCATCACCCAGGGGGCGACCGCGGGCATGGTCGCCACGATCACGACCAGCTCGGTCACCGCCGGAACCGCGTCGATCACGCAGGGCAACGGCACCGGTGACAAGGCGACGATCTCGAGCATGACCGCCGGCCTCGGGTTCACCATCGGCCAGGGCAGCGGCACCGGCGACACCGCCACGGTGACCAGCGTTATTGTGACCGGCGGCAGCGGCCTGGTGAATCAGGCCGGCACTGGTGCGACCGCAACCCTCACCACCGTCACGGTGACCGGCGGCAACGTCACGGTCAACCAGGCCGGCGGCACTGCGACTCTGACCACCGTCACGGTGAACAACCCCTCGATTCTGGCGGGCATCGGCAACGTCGTGATCAACCAGACCGGCGGCGGGACCGCCACCCTGACCGGCATCACGGCCCTGTTCGGCGACCTGTCGATTATCCAGGGCGGCACCGGCGCCAGCACGGCCAGCCTGAAGACCAGCACGATCGGGTCGACGATCCCGTACGGTCCGTACGCGTTGCCGGTCCGGGGCGCCGTGACCATCAGCCAGAACGGCGGCGGCAGCAGCGCCACGGTCGGCGCGGCCGGCGGGACGGTTGCGGTCAACGAACTGACGATCTCTCAGGACGCCGCCAGCGCCGGCGGCGGCACGGCGACCGTCGATGGCACGAACGTCGTTGACAACCTGACCATCACTCAGGGCGGCAGCGGCGGCAACTACGCGATGTACCTCGCCACCAACGCGAGCGTCACCGTCGGCAACCAGACGAATCTCACCCAGGGCGGCGCTAACAACGCCATCTTCTTCGCGGCCGTCCTCGGCAACGCGACGACCTTCCTCACCTACGGCCTCCAGGTCCTCGCCGGCACGACGGGCGGCGCCCTGGTGGCGGCCAAGAACCTCATCGTGCTCGACTTCTTCGGCGGCTACATCGACGCCGGCGGGACGGGCAACACCTTCTTCGACGGCGGCGGCAACGTGGGCATCATCGTCTCGCCGAACTTCGCCGTCTTCTCGTTCTGACGACCCATACAGGTCGCACAGAGCCCCCCAGCCTTGGGCTGGGGGGCGACCGACAGGCCGGGCGATCGCCCGGCCTGTCGGCGTTATTGATTGGTTCTCCCCACCTCCGGCCCTTGCAGTGGTCGCAAGCTTCCCCTCCCTACTCCCTCTGTCGGCTTCCAGCCCGTCCGCGTTCGCCGTTCGATCCTAGGTGTGATCATCCGCAAATGTGTGCATGTGCACGTGCAACGGAGTCGGCATGTAGTGCCATGTCGATATTCGCCGGACACAGACGACGCTTCGACGAATGAGAGAATTGTTCGGTTACGATGTTGTTATGCATCGGCTTTATTACAAATCGAAGAATCCTGATGGCGAGAACGTCCCGAGGCGGCCGCTCGTCGGTCGTCGTTTCAGGGGAGCCATGGCCTCGCCCCTCTCGATGCGGCGGCGATGGCGCATCGTGTTTGTTTGAAATGGGTTGCGGCGATTCTTGGCCGGGCTGAGTGGGGGCTGGTCGATTGAAGCTGCTCGGTGGAGGGGGCGGAGACGGCTGAGGTGCATTTTTTCAATGCTTGGAGGGTAATGATTAAAAAAAGCCACGCGGATTCAGGTTGAGCGTGCAATCAGCGTCTCGGTTTGACTATGATCGCTCAGTTGTCATTGTGAACCACATTTAGACCGAGGGCGGTCTAAAACGGCCTGCGAGGCGTGCCTGCTATCAGGCTGTGGCGAAAACAGGGACTTCACGGCGATCACAAGCATGAGCCCGAGTCTTGGCGACTGGAAAACCCGCCTTCTCGCTGCTCCGGCGGCCGTATCGAAATTCGCGCCCTGGGTGATGTGGGCGGCCTACGCAGGGAAGGCGACGCTGGGGGCTTCGATCATTCTGCCGCCGGACGTTGAGACGGGGGGAACGTTCCAACTCGCATTCGTCACGAGCGGGACGTACCGTCCGACGGCCAGCAGCATCGCCACCTACAACGCCTATGTCACGGCCGCAGCCAAGGCGGCCGGGTTGGACGTGATTAACGGCCAGCAAATCACGTGGTCGGCCATCGTTTCCACGGGTACGGTCGACGCCCGTGACAACGCCGTCCAGATGGCCCCGGTCTACAACCTGAATCAGGAGCTGGTGACGCCTGACGCGGGTGGGCTATGGGATAGCTTTACCCACATTCTCCAGAATCCCATCGACGTGACGGAAAAGGGCGACGAACTTTTCTACGAATTCGTCTGGACGGGAACCGACCAGAACGGGAAGGCGCTGCCGTATTACGCCATGGGCAGTCCGTTCCTCGTCGGTTTCGGCGAAGCTTCGGGCCAGTTCACCAACTGGGTCTCGGCCGGTTCCTATCCTGGCACGTTTCCACTGCACCTTTACGCTCTATCCAGCCCCATCATCGCGGCCGTCGTCCCTGAACCCACCTCGCTTGTGGTTCTTTTCTCCGGAACCATTCTCACCGCCGTGGTTTATCGACTCCGGAAGAATTGATCGTCCCGTCCCGTGCGGTCGTTTTCGACGATCGCAATTTCTTTCGATGGAGTATTCGGCGGCACCGCGGCCTGGGCTGCGTCTTGGTTGCTGGCCGACGTCGAGTGATCAGCCACCGGTTCCGGCTCGGTACCCAGATCAGGGAGCGGGCCCGATCCGATCGCGGCTCCTGAATTCCCAGAGGAGGGGCGGCGGGAACTCATCAGGGGGACTGATTTGGGTTGAATTCGAGTGAACCCGAGTACAATTCCCGGTGACTATACCCGCCGAGCGAGGTTGGGGATCAGTCGAGGACGCACCGGGGAGGGCGGGTAGAGATGTTTGAGGCCTTGAATCAGAACCCCGTCTTCTCGGGCGGGATCTGGCTGATGGTCGTGGGCGCGGCGGCGGCCATGCTGCGGAATGCGCCTGGGCGGATCTGGGCGTTCGTGCAGCGACGATTCTCGATCGCCGTCGAGGTGCCCGACCGCGACCCGGCCTTCCGCTGGCTCCAGGTCTGGCTGGCCTCGCAGCCGTACGCCGGCCGGGCTCGCGACCTGAGCCTGGCGACGACCTGGGTGCCCGCCGACGCCGAGCCCGGATCGGAAGGGGCGGTGTCGTTCGACCAGGATGAGAGCGCGTCGCGCGGCGGCGGGACCAAGGTGAAGTTCCTGCTCTCGCCTGCGCCGGGCGTCCACTGGATGTTCTACCAGAATCGGTTCGTGATCCTGAACCGGAGCCGTCGCGACCTCCAGGCGGGGAATGCGCGGACGTTCCAGGAAACGCTGTCGCTCCAGGTGCTCGGCGGCTCGCGTCAACTGATCGAGGATCTGCTGGAGGAGGCCCGCGCGCTGGCCTGCCCGAAGTCGCCGGGGGTGAGCATTCTGACCAGCCGGTATGAGTCGTGGGAGGCCACGTCGTGGCAGCCGCGACGTCCCTTGGCGTCGCTGGTGCTGAGCGACGGCGTGCTCGAAGAGGTGATGGAAGACCTCCGCGAGTTCAGCCGGTCGCGAACGTGGTACGTCGAGCGCGGGGTGCCGTATCGTCGCGGATACCTGCTGCACGGGCCGCCGGGCAACGGCAAGACGACGCTGGTGCTGGCCGCAGCCGGCGAGTTGAACCTGTCGGTCGCCGTCCTCAGCCTGAGCAACCGGATCCTCTCCGACGACTCGCTGCGTGCGATGGTCGACGCGCTTCCCCCCTCCACGATCCTGCTGATCGAGGACGTCGACTGCGCCTTCAAGACCGAGCGGACGACGGGCGACCAGACCGGCGTGACGCTCAGCGGCCTGCTCAACGCGCTCGACGGCGTCAGCTCGCGCGAGGGGCGGATCCTGTTCCTGACCACGAACCACCCGGAGCGGCTCGATCCTGCGCTCGTGCGGCCGGGGCGCGTCGATAAGCGGGTAACGCTGTGCAACGCCACCCGAAGCCAGGCGCGGCGGCTTTACCGCTGGTTCTACCGCGGCTGCGGCGTGACCGACGCCCGCCTCGACGAACTGGCCAATCTGTTCGCCGAGCAGGTTCCCGAGGGCGAGATCTGCATGGCCGCCGTGCAGGAACACTTCCTCCGGCACCGGAATTCGCCCGAGGCCGCGGCCCACGAGGTCGAGTTCGAAACGACCGCGGCCGAAGAGCCGGAGCCCTCGGCCGCGGAACTCTGATTGCGCCGGCGACCGTCAGGGCCGCCCCTCGGCGCGGGGCTTCCAGGCCTCGTCGAAGAACCCCGCCTGGACGACCTTCCCCGGCGTCCGCGAGGTCGGCGGCGAGGCGACGTCGACCACGGCGAAGTCCGGCAGCTTGGGCGACTGCCGGGCGTTGTTGAGGTCGTCGACCTCGCGGTAGGTGAAGCCGCTGTTGAGCACGATGTATCGCTTCGGGTTCAACGGATTGGGGTAGATGAGGATCGGGGCGGACGTGGCCGCGTCGTGCGATTGGCCGGCAATCTCGACGCGGTCATTCGTCCACTTCACGGGCAGGCGGTCGAGGATCTTGGCGAGGACCGCGTTGCTCCCCGGGTCTCCCCAGAGGACCAGGTTTGAGGAGGCGATGTCGGCCTCGGAGACGTCCTTGTCGTCCTTGACGCGCGCCTGGCCGCGGAACTGCTTTCGCCAACGGTCGACCGCGTGGGACATCTCGGCCGAGGCCCAGGCGCCGACCTTCTCATGGGCCGCTGCGCCGGTCGGTCGGACCATCAGGAAGCTTTCGAAGAAGGCGTCGTCGATTGGTCCCTGAAGGCCGTGGCGTTTGGCGAGGGTCGTCCCGTCGTCGGGGCCGGCGAGCGTCCAACGGCCGTCGACCTTGCGGAAGCTCGCGGTCCACGAGCAGTCCGAACCGGGCTTGGGGGCGTCGATCTCGGCGTCGTCGATGCGGACCTTCACCGGCCGGCGGATGTCGAACGGGGAGCGGCCGGAGGGGATGGTCAGGGTCAGGGCCGTAACGTTGGAGGTCTTGAGGGCGGGGCCGCCGTGCGGGGCCTGAAGCTCGGCGTCGACGCGGGCCTTCTCCCAGTGCTTCGCCAGGCCGTCGAGCTGGACCCAGTTCGACTGGTTGTAGCGCAGGGTGTAGGTCGTGAAGACGACGTGGGAGGGGAGGGGGTCGCGGCCGATCCGGGCGATGGCGTCGAGGCGGCGGTCGACTTCGACCTTGGCCTCGGGCGTGTACTTGTGGCCGGCCCCGGCGCCGATGACGTGGACCATGTCGATCCCCTCGTCGGCCAGGGCGCGGGCCATGAAGTCGGCGGCCTGCTTCTGGCCGTCCTTCTCGCCGCTGTAGGCGACCGTCGGCACGTTGAACAGGTTGGCCGCGTAGTCGGTGCTGTTGTAGAGCCGCCAGAGCGTTTGCTCATACGAGGGCGGGGGGGCCGGATCGCGGGCGAGCTTGAGGAAGTCGAACGCCTCCACGAACCCCGCGCCGGGGGATGTCGCGGCCCAGAGCCCGGGATGGTGGGTCGCGTACTGCCAGCAAGCGGCGCCTCCCATCGAGAAGCCTCGCATGACGAGTCGATCGTCGTCGATGGGATAGTGGGAGCGGACGTCGTCGAGGGCCTCGAACAGGTCCACCTCGCCGGCGAATCGGTTGGCGTTGCAGAACCGCCCGTAGGGGTGCAGCACGAAGGCGTTCGCCGGGGCGAACTCGCCGACGGAGTTCATCCGCTGGCGGAGGAAGTTAACCTCGCTGAGGGTCTCGCCCCGGCCGTGACACCAGACGTCGAGCCGGAACTCATGGGGTGAATCCGCCCGGAACGACTTCGGCACGACCAGCCCGTAAGGCTGCACCGACCCGTCGATCTTCGAGACGTAACCTCGGACGACCAGGCCGGTCGCCGAATCCCACGGCGCCTCGCCGCGGCCGAGGGCCTCTGCGCGGGCCTCACCCTCCTTCAGGAGAGCCTTCGCCCCCGGCACTTCCTTCACGTCGAAGAACTCCCCATACCGCAGGGCCGAGTCCACGGCGATCTGGAAAATCTGGACGTCGGGCAGGAGCGCCAGCAGTTTGGGACGATCCTTGAGCGAGCCGCGGAGGCCGTCGATCTTCTTCGCGAGTGCATCCGCCCCGGCCTGGAGCGCGGCGCGGTCGGCGTCGGGGATCGCGACGCCCGGCGGGGGGATCGGCCGCAGCTTTTCCCCGGGGGCCTGGGCCCAAGCCGGGGGGCCGGTGAGGATCAAGAGACAGAGCGTCGCCCATCGATTCGACATGGCTGTTGTTCCTGCTCGGGGGATTCGCGCGATTGCGCTCCGATGATACGGCCCGGAACCGTCGTCGTCATCGGGGAGGCGGCTTCCGGCTTGATGGCGGTGCGGCGATAATCCAGTCGTCCCGCCGTGGGGCGGTTCTTCGGGGAGGCTTGCGACGATGATGGCCCGATCAGCCTCGTTCGGAAGGTCCTTGCCGACTCTCTTCGTCGTCATGACCCTGGCACTGGCGGGCGTTCCATGGTTCGTGGTTCGGTATCGGGAGGCCTGGGAGGCCGCTCGCGACGCCGACTGTCGTGGGCAGTTGTATCAGTACGGGTTCGCACTGCGAAACTACTACGACGCTCACGGTTCGTTTCCCCTGGTCGTTACGGTCGACGATCAGGGACGTCCCATGTTCAGTTGGAGGGCGGCCGCGTTTCAGGAATGGACCGGGCATCCGCTGAACGGGGTCTATCGCTTCGACGTCCCTTGGGATGATCCCGCTAATGCGGCCATGTCGTCGTATGACACGTCGGGTTTTTTCTATTGGTGTCCCAGCGGCAACGGACGGCAGACGAAGGCGACGGATTACGTCGCGGTGATCGGCCCGCACACGGCCTGGCCGGAGGGACGCGGGCTGAGGCTCGACGAGATCACGGACGGGCCGGAGAATACGATCCTCGTCGTCGAGGTGGACGACTCCGGGATTCTCTGGATGGAGTCTCGGGATTTCAGCATGGAGGAAATTCTTGACCGCGGCGGCAGCCGTCGGCATGCCGGCTGGTTCAACGCCCTTTTCGCGGACGGCCGGGTGCGGAAGATCCGTCAGGACGTGGACCGGCAGACTTTGAAGGCGCTGCTGACCATCGACGGCGGCGAATCGGTCGATCCCCGATCCTGGGAACATCCCTGATTTCGTTCTCGGCGCGGTGTAAGAAATCCCGAGGCTTCGTCGACTATCCTCTGTGGGCGGGTCGACGCCCGGGAGGGACGCATGCCGGAGTGGGAGGAGATCCTGGCCCGGGACGGACCGGCCGTCTGGCGGACGGCGTTCCGGATCATCGGCGATCGCGCGGATGCGGACGAGTGTTTCCAGGAAGCGTTCCTCGCCGCCTGGGAGGTCGCGCGTCGAGGACCCGTGCGGAACTGGCGAGCCCTGTTGCAGCGGCTAGCCGCGGCGCGAGCCGTGGACCGGCTGCGGCGGCGGGTTCGTCGGGGAGGTCGCGAGGAGGCCGTGGACTGGGACGCCCTGAGCGGGTCGAGTCCCCTGCCTTCGCAGCCCGTCGAGGACGCCGAACTCTCGTCGGAGCTTCGCGAGGCCCTCGCGGAACTCCCGGCGAAGCAGGCGGAGGCTTTCTGCCTTCAGGCCCTTGAGGACTGGAGCTACGCCGAGATCGCCGAGCACCTGGAGGAGACGACCGACGCCGTCGGCGTTCTGCTGCATCGGGCGCGGAAGCGCCTGCGCTCGCTCCTCGCCCGTCCCCAGGCCGCGGAGGACCCCTCATGAACCCGATCGAGCCGACCCCCGACCCCCTCGACCGCCTGGCGCGGGCCGAGGCCGCCCTGAAGGGATCGCCCTCGCCGGAGGGGCCCTCGGCCGAACTCGTCGCCCGGACTCTCGCCGCGCTCCGCGACGCGGATGCGCGGCCCGCGCCCGATCCTCGCATACGGAGAAACCCCATGTTTGCGATGTTCAAGGTCGCCGCCGCGGCCGTGCTGGCTCTCACGGCCGGCGTCGCCTATCTCATCTCGCCTCGCGTGGAGGCGACCACGGCGTTCACCGAGGCCGCAGCGAAGCTGCGGGACGCCCGGACGCTCTCCTATGTCGGCAAGATGCAAATGCGGCAGGCCGGCCAGGAGCGACCGACCGACGTGCACATGGCCTTCTACTTCAAAGACCCCGGCCTGAGCCGGATCGAGACCGGCGATCCGCTGATGGGCGTAAACGTCCTGGACGCCTCCCAGGGGCGAATCCTGGCGCTCGACGTCGTCAACAAGACTGCGTTGGTCCAGGACTGGAAGGTCCCGAACAACACGAAAGAGAAACTGGCACGTGAAGCGGTCGGCGGCGCGGAACAGATTCGGTCGTTCGCCGGCAAGGACGGTCAGCCCCTGGGCCGTCGCAAGATCGGCGACGTCGAGGCCGAGGGCTTCCGAGTCGAGGACTCCGGCTTCACCTGGGCCGTCTGGGTCGACCCCGCGCGGAAGTTACCCTTGCTCGTGGAGACAACGGTCCGCATCGAAGGTATGGATGTAGCACTAGCACTCAGCGATTTCCGCATCGACCCGCCGCTCGATGACTCCCTGTTCCAGCTCGCTCCTCCCGACGGTTATCGAGTGCGGAAGCTCGATACTCCCCTGACGGGCAACCTTGAGGAGTCGCTCGTCTTCCTCCTGCGCACCTACGCCGAGGCGGCCGACGGCTCGTTCCCCGCGAAGCTCGACGATTCGAAGGCGATCCACCAGAAGATTTCCAAGGAGAAATGGGCGGGGCCAGACGATCCGAAGATGATCCGATTCGCCCAGTCGGTCGCTAGCAGCGTCGTCTTCATCCAGTTCGTTCTCAAGGACGCGTATGGATACGCCCCCGACAAGGTCAAGCTCGGCGAGCCCGACAAGATCCTGTTCTGGTACCGGCCGAAGGGGGGCCAGGCCTACCGGGCGATCTTCGGCGACCTCCACGCCGAGGACGTCCCCGTCGAACGTCTGCCGGAGAAACCGAAGTTCTGAGGGTTCGATGACCGCCGTCCGTTCGGTTTGGGGAAAACTGGCGGAGGCGGCCGATTCTGCCGATATCGATGG comes from Paludisphaera rhizosphaerae and encodes:
- a CDS encoding prolyl oligopeptidase family serine peptidase, with amino-acid sequence MSNRWATLCLLILTGPPAWAQAPGEKLRPIPPPGVAIPDADRAALQAGADALAKKIDGLRGSLKDRPKLLALLPDVQIFQIAVDSALRYGEFFDVKEVPGAKALLKEGEARAEALGRGEAPWDSATGLVVRGYVSKIDGSVQPYGLVVPKSFRADSPHEFRLDVWCHGRGETLSEVNFLRQRMNSVGEFAPANAFVLHPYGRFCNANRFAGEVDLFEALDDVRSHYPIDDDRLVMRGFSMGGAACWQYATHHPGLWAATSPGAGFVEAFDFLKLARDPAPPPSYEQTLWRLYNSTDYAANLFNVPTVAYSGEKDGQKQAADFMARALADEGIDMVHVIGAGAGHKYTPEAKVEVDRRLDAIARIGRDPLPSHVVFTTYTLRYNQSNWVQLDGLAKHWEKARVDAELQAPHGGPALKTSNVTALTLTIPSGRSPFDIRRPVKVRIDDAEIDAPKPGSDCSWTASFRKVDGRWTLAGPDDGTTLAKRHGLQGPIDDAFFESFLMVRPTGAAAHEKVGAWASAEMSHAVDRWRKQFRGQARVKDDKDVSEADIASSNLVLWGDPGSNAVLAKILDRLPVKWTNDRVEIAGQSHDAATSAPILIYPNPLNPKRYIVLNSGFTYREVDDLNNARQSPKLPDFAVVDVASPPTSRTPGKVVQAGFFDEAWKPRAEGRP
- a CDS encoding LolA family protein, giving the protein MNPIEPTPDPLDRLARAEAALKGSPSPEGPSAELVARTLAALRDADARPAPDPRIRRNPMFAMFKVAAAAVLALTAGVAYLISPRVEATTAFTEAAAKLRDARTLSYVGKMQMRQAGQERPTDVHMAFYFKDPGLSRIETGDPLMGVNVLDASQGRILALDVVNKTALVQDWKVPNNTKEKLAREAVGGAEQIRSFAGKDGQPLGRRKIGDVEAEGFRVEDSGFTWAVWVDPARKLPLLVETTVRIEGMDVALALSDFRIDPPLDDSLFQLAPPDGYRVRKLDTPLTGNLEESLVFLLRTYAEAADGSFPAKLDDSKAIHQKISKEKWAGPDDPKMIRFAQSVASSVVFIQFVLKDAYGYAPDKVKLGEPDKILFWYRPKGGQAYRAIFGDLHAEDVPVERLPEKPKF
- a CDS encoding AAA family ATPase encodes the protein MFEALNQNPVFSGGIWLMVVGAAAAMLRNAPGRIWAFVQRRFSIAVEVPDRDPAFRWLQVWLASQPYAGRARDLSLATTWVPADAEPGSEGAVSFDQDESASRGGGTKVKFLLSPAPGVHWMFYQNRFVILNRSRRDLQAGNARTFQETLSLQVLGGSRQLIEDLLEEARALACPKSPGVSILTSRYESWEATSWQPRRPLASLVLSDGVLEEVMEDLREFSRSRTWYVERGVPYRRGYLLHGPPGNGKTTLVLAAAGELNLSVAVLSLSNRILSDDSLRAMVDALPPSTILLIEDVDCAFKTERTTGDQTGVTLSGLLNALDGVSSREGRILFLTTNHPERLDPALVRPGRVDKRVTLCNATRSQARRLYRWFYRGCGVTDARLDELANLFAEQVPEGEICMAAVQEHFLRHRNSPEAAAHEVEFETTAAEEPEPSAAEL
- a CDS encoding beta strand repeat-containing protein; translated protein: MTWLSRLLPQSKGHHLNTTDFNRRIKSRRRRMTLENLEDRVVLSNVLVTFDQPSGILTITPDQFNNQFKITEQSTAAGGKVVVEALPVLPGVFQTTINSTAVPFTSWEAVTKIVVNFQGGNDTDVVQLVGPGAAVNTTVRDVQYNFIPVTGTTSLGSTVLPAQASSITGVNNAGGLTIGSTSGGLGTAATPFSITNSSFQSMSITQAGSGASNVSMSGVTVAGNVSVALGTTATSTLAITGATFGPTTLTQTGAGNGDSISVKNSTLQNLAIGQGNGTGDIVTVDTVALSDTGNGLRVQQGTGSSNTITVTKVTTPSLAPPTTIPPLSSIPSIIIMQGVGGSGIGTTATVDQSVVEGDIRISQGNGYNDVARITNSSGGFVVAANPPVIPVPVAVLGTAFISQGNGTNLTALVSGGSFNSVSVTQGTATVVPPAPATPLPNTATVTGLTFIYGGISIAQNNSNAASPTGATTATISGNATSPTGSHSITQGATAGMVATITTSSVTAGTASITQGNGTGDKATISSMTAGLGFTIGQGSGTGDTATVTSVIVTGGSGLVNQAGTGATATLTTVTVTGGNVTVNQAGGTATLTTVTVNNPSILAGIGNVVINQTGGGTATLTGITALFGDLSIIQGGTGASTASLKTSTIGSTIPYGPYALPVRGAVTISQNGGGSSATVGAAGGTVAVNELTISQDAASAGGGTATVDGTNVVDNLTITQGGSGGNYAMYLATNASVTVGNQTNLTQGGANNAIFFAAVLGNATTFLTYGLQVLAGTTGGALVAAKNLIVLDFFGGYIDAGGTGNTFFDGGGNVGIIVSPNFAVFSF
- a CDS encoding RNA polymerase sigma factor, encoding MRHAEPMEPELERLISQCLKGDESAWDLMFERYQPHLLSYILYLLRGEGGVELAEEIAAAVWCSLCSDSFVRLRRFDPAIGGFLRYLGLLARGEIWRRKRADRSRASRESRVARKESTVPDCERGLVIQEFLDTLTPREREFCLAYLLNEFEPSSRRNFSAANGWQLRCRVFKKFRTYYGRNS
- a CDS encoding RNA polymerase sigma factor, which gives rise to MPEWEEILARDGPAVWRTAFRIIGDRADADECFQEAFLAAWEVARRGPVRNWRALLQRLAAARAVDRLRRRVRRGGREEAVDWDALSGSSPLPSQPVEDAELSSELREALAELPAKQAEAFCLQALEDWSYAEIAEHLEETTDAVGVLLHRARKRLRSLLARPQAAEDPS
- a CDS encoding DUF1559 family PulG-like putative transporter, with amino-acid sequence MMARSASFGRSLPTLFVVMTLALAGVPWFVVRYREAWEAARDADCRGQLYQYGFALRNYYDAHGSFPLVVTVDDQGRPMFSWRAAAFQEWTGHPLNGVYRFDVPWDDPANAAMSSYDTSGFFYWCPSGNGRQTKATDYVAVIGPHTAWPEGRGLRLDEITDGPENTILVVEVDDSGILWMESRDFSMEEILDRGGSRRHAGWFNALFADGRVRKIRQDVDRQTLKALLTIDGGESVDPRSWEHP